In one Spirosoma rigui genomic region, the following are encoded:
- a CDS encoding PhoH family protein: MVEKVITLDNVSLIDFLGVENNNIKEVAAAFPMSKIISRGNEIRIKGTTPEISRISDILDSLMEHYQRYGKVTHENVQTYLTNGGFPTSGPTPPVPPDDDEVLVYGTRGVVVRAKTDNQKRLVEAAEKYDLVFAIGPAGTGKTYTAVAIAVRALKNKEVKKIIITRPAVEAGENLGFLPGDLKEKIDPYLRPIYDALDDMIPAEKLKFYTENRIIEIAPLAYMRGRTLNNAFILLDEAQNTTPMQMKMFLTRMGPTSKAIITGDRSQIDLPNKQKSGLIESVDILKNIKGISFVELDGRDVVRHRLVREIITAYENAGQ; this comes from the coding sequence TTGGTCGAAAAAGTCATAACCCTCGATAATGTCTCGCTCATCGATTTTCTGGGCGTAGAAAACAACAATATTAAAGAAGTGGCAGCCGCATTTCCCATGAGTAAAATCATCTCGCGGGGCAATGAAATCCGAATCAAAGGCACCACGCCCGAAATCAGTCGGATCAGCGATATTCTGGATTCGCTGATGGAACATTACCAGCGGTACGGGAAGGTGACCCACGAAAATGTGCAGACGTACCTCACCAACGGTGGCTTCCCAACCAGTGGCCCTACACCACCCGTTCCGCCCGACGATGACGAAGTACTCGTGTATGGTACCCGCGGTGTTGTGGTGCGGGCCAAGACCGACAACCAGAAACGGCTGGTCGAAGCCGCCGAGAAGTACGACCTGGTATTTGCCATTGGTCCCGCCGGTACGGGTAAAACCTACACCGCTGTAGCCATTGCCGTTCGGGCGCTGAAGAATAAAGAGGTCAAGAAAATAATCATTACGCGGCCCGCCGTGGAGGCAGGGGAGAACCTGGGTTTTCTGCCCGGCGACTTAAAGGAGAAAATTGATCCATACCTGCGGCCCATTTACGACGCGCTCGATGACATGATTCCGGCCGAAAAGCTGAAATTCTACACCGAGAACCGGATCATCGAAATTGCCCCGCTGGCCTACATGCGGGGACGAACGCTGAACAACGCTTTCATTCTGCTCGACGAAGCGCAAAACACGACGCCCATGCAGATGAAGATGTTCCTGACCCGGATGGGTCCAACGTCGAAGGCAATTATTACCGGCGACCGGTCGCAGATCGACTTGCCGAACAAACAAAAGTCGGGTCTGATCGAGTCGGTCGATATTTTGAAGAACATAAAAGGCATTTCGTTCGTCGAACTCGATGGTCGCGATGTCGTGCGGCACCGGCTCGTGCGGGAGATCATTACGGCGTATGAAAATGCAGGGCAGTAA
- a CDS encoding M43 family zinc metalloprotease has product MKMQGSNHQSSILRTGWRWLAGSFLSFYAVTAVAQSTAEPPLQRCGTVEYEKVLQQRNPNRLRQLNELNRQLQLAESNSVFLRQAADDVVYRIPVVVHVVHSTASGQIGGTNNVNISDEQIASQIAVLNEDYRRQPGTNGFNTNPVGADAQIEFFLATTDPSGQPTTGITRHYYAQKSSFDVFSDDVLLSQIAYWPSDRYLNIWVTKVDGYLGFTQFPTMADTLSGLPANTNEFVDGSIIDYRYFGRQIGTVQSPTYCCGRTATHEIGHWLGLIHTWGDAVCGNDYVADTPPAEGANQTVNCRELFSTCSGQRTRNMIENYMDYSPDLCMNVFTQGQVDRMRAVLRLSPRRFRLIQSTMTPLAETDNLTINAYPNPAVNDLTVDVQLKGFQSFTVELTDLSGRLLRISSFVDSPSTRVTLATSQLATGLYMVRVKTATESVSTRLLVK; this is encoded by the coding sequence ATGAAAATGCAGGGCAGTAACCACCAGAGTAGCATTCTCCGAACCGGCTGGCGTTGGCTGGCCGGTTCTTTTTTGAGTTTTTACGCCGTAACAGCCGTAGCCCAATCCACGGCCGAGCCGCCCCTGCAACGCTGTGGTACGGTGGAATACGAAAAAGTACTGCAACAGCGTAACCCCAACCGGTTGCGGCAGTTGAACGAGTTGAACCGCCAGCTTCAGCTTGCTGAATCGAACAGCGTTTTCCTGCGGCAGGCCGCTGACGATGTCGTGTACCGTATCCCGGTGGTCGTACACGTCGTACACAGCACAGCATCGGGCCAGATTGGCGGGACGAACAATGTCAATATTTCCGACGAACAGATTGCCTCACAAATTGCGGTGCTGAATGAAGATTACCGGCGGCAACCCGGTACCAACGGATTCAACACGAACCCCGTTGGGGCCGACGCCCAGATCGAATTTTTTCTGGCAACAACTGATCCCAGCGGTCAGCCAACGACCGGCATCACCCGGCATTATTACGCGCAGAAATCGTCTTTCGATGTTTTCAGCGACGATGTACTGCTGTCGCAGATTGCCTACTGGCCCAGCGACCGGTACCTGAACATCTGGGTGACCAAGGTGGATGGCTATCTGGGTTTCACGCAGTTCCCGACCATGGCGGATACGCTGAGCGGCTTACCGGCCAACACGAATGAATTTGTGGACGGGTCTATTATCGACTACCGGTATTTTGGACGCCAAATCGGTACGGTACAAAGTCCAACCTATTGCTGTGGCCGGACGGCTACTCACGAAATCGGACACTGGCTCGGGTTGATTCATACCTGGGGCGATGCCGTTTGTGGTAACGATTATGTTGCCGACACACCACCGGCCGAAGGGGCGAACCAAACCGTTAACTGCCGGGAGTTGTTTTCTACCTGCTCCGGTCAGCGTACGCGGAACATGATCGAAAATTACATGGATTACTCCCCCGATCTGTGCATGAACGTATTTACCCAGGGGCAGGTCGATCGGATGCGGGCGGTACTCCGCCTGAGTCCCCGGCGATTCCGGCTCATCCAGTCGACTATGACGCCCCTGGCCGAAACGGACAACCTGACGATTAACGCTTATCCGAACCCGGCTGTCAACGACCTTACTGTCGATGTTCAGTTGAAAGGGTTTCAGTCCTTCACGGTTGAGCTGACAGATTTGTCAGGTAGGTTGTTAAGGATTTCTTCATTTGTTGATTCGCCCAGTACGCGCGTTACGCTGGCAACCAGCCAACTAGCCACGGGGCTGTACATGGTACGGGTGAAAACGGCCACCGAGTCGGTAAGCACGCGGTTACTGGTCAAGTAA
- a CDS encoding GNAT family N-acetyltransferase, which translates to MIEILQISGPADLDVAFSIRRKVFVEEQNVSAEEEYDEFETTSTHFLARVDSVPCGTARWRRTSNGVKLERFAVLKEYRGQGVAKALVRAVLNDVFSQQPEPIERIYLHAQVSAMPLYAGFGFVPVGPVFDEAGIQHQKMVLPGSSYSIQ; encoded by the coding sequence ATGATTGAAATATTACAAATTTCCGGCCCCGCCGATCTCGACGTGGCGTTCAGCATTCGGAGAAAGGTTTTTGTTGAGGAACAGAACGTATCGGCCGAAGAAGAGTATGATGAATTTGAAACAACTAGTACGCATTTTCTGGCGCGGGTAGACTCGGTACCCTGCGGTACGGCCCGTTGGCGCCGGACCTCCAATGGTGTGAAACTGGAGCGCTTTGCCGTTCTGAAAGAGTACCGGGGCCAGGGCGTTGCCAAAGCGCTGGTACGGGCCGTTCTGAACGATGTGTTCAGCCAGCAGCCCGAACCCATCGAGCGGATTTACCTCCATGCGCAGGTATCAGCTATGCCTCTCTACGCCGGATTTGGCTTTGTTCCGGTAGGGCCCGTTTTTGACGAAGCGGGTATCCAGCACCAGAAAATGGTTTTACCCGGTTCATCCTACTCCATTCAATGA
- a CDS encoding ComEC/Rec2 family competence protein codes for MTRHPFVRYTLGFVLGILFYVYLPDWYALPWVAAGVGGTLLVRGYLRYRKQHVKPIQALQGIGGLLVLGALGWVTTYQHTASNRPDNLLNRTDTLYAYVGIVAAQPEERAKTYRVELDLQRGRFGPGKGLPEQVSSHWQRVSGRVIVYLDKQGTTQPRYGEMWLVSGSPRPIDPPLNPGEFDYRRYLRYRSIYHQQYLRPFQRRILASRPPNPITQVATSVNRWADSVFTQQVGSRAEYGIVNAMILGVRDDLDTEMYRVYSVAGAVHILSVSGMHVGILFSVLTLLLGFLLKRPRGKWLMAVLQLLILWFYTLATGFSPPVLRSAAMFTILILANASGRQQQLANTLGVSAFFILCYDPYALFSAGFQLSYLAVAGIGAWQSPLFLSLTFRYKLVNRLWEITAVAIVAQLITFPLGVFYFHQFPTYFLLANPAVMVLSFLLLPLAMVVLAVSGVPYVNEWLGWCLQKLAWLLNATVTQTSLLPGAAWEGLWLSPGALLLLYAMILCSVAALVYRNQQYIWATYGAALLLAGLLVWDDYGQRHQQKIAVHFLPHRTAVSLTGGRASILLTDLDTADRRSYDFYLKNTFGQWGVTALTVAPVRQSPGLSARSPAGGQTPDYGLWVWRGKTLLLVNNLSGRNRWKLPAIVDYLIIRRNALRDWDQLTGRVVARHIIFDDSNKTPLTDRLLREADARGIACFSVRQMGAYVADLD; via the coding sequence ATGACGCGACACCCCTTTGTGCGCTACACATTGGGGTTTGTGCTGGGTATTCTCTTCTATGTCTACTTACCCGACTGGTATGCCTTGCCCTGGGTAGCCGCAGGAGTAGGTGGAACGTTACTTGTTCGGGGGTATCTCCGGTACCGAAAGCAACACGTAAAACCCATTCAGGCTTTACAGGGCATTGGCGGGTTGCTGGTACTGGGCGCGCTGGGCTGGGTCACTACGTACCAGCATACAGCCAGCAATCGCCCCGATAACCTGCTCAACCGGACGGACACACTATATGCCTACGTGGGTATCGTGGCTGCGCAGCCCGAAGAGCGGGCCAAAACCTACCGGGTCGAATTGGATCTGCAACGGGGTCGGTTCGGGCCGGGTAAGGGGTTGCCTGAGCAGGTCAGTTCCCACTGGCAACGGGTGAGCGGCCGGGTCATTGTGTACCTCGATAAGCAGGGGACTACACAGCCGCGCTACGGTGAGATGTGGCTGGTGTCGGGCTCACCCCGGCCTATTGACCCACCGCTGAACCCCGGCGAATTTGATTACCGGCGGTATCTTCGCTACCGGTCTATTTACCACCAGCAGTACCTCCGGCCGTTCCAGCGCCGTATTCTTGCCAGCCGTCCACCCAACCCCATTACACAGGTAGCGACCTCCGTCAACCGCTGGGCCGATAGTGTTTTCACGCAGCAGGTCGGGAGCCGGGCCGAATACGGCATTGTCAATGCCATGATTCTGGGCGTTCGCGACGATCTGGACACCGAGATGTACCGTGTCTATTCGGTGGCCGGAGCCGTACATATCCTGTCGGTTTCCGGCATGCACGTCGGCATTCTGTTCTCGGTGCTCACGCTGCTGCTTGGATTTCTCCTGAAACGACCCCGGGGGAAATGGCTGATGGCTGTGCTGCAGTTACTCATCCTGTGGTTCTATACCCTCGCTACGGGATTTTCGCCCCCTGTACTCCGGTCGGCCGCGATGTTCACGATTCTAATCCTGGCGAACGCGTCGGGACGCCAGCAGCAACTGGCCAATACCCTCGGCGTATCGGCTTTTTTTATTCTCTGCTACGATCCCTATGCACTGTTCTCGGCCGGGTTTCAGTTGTCTTACCTCGCGGTAGCGGGTATCGGCGCCTGGCAGTCACCCCTGTTCCTGTCCCTGACTTTTCGGTACAAGCTCGTGAACCGGCTGTGGGAGATAACAGCCGTGGCAATCGTTGCGCAACTGATTACCTTTCCGTTGGGGGTCTTCTACTTCCACCAGTTTCCAACTTACTTTTTGCTGGCTAACCCCGCCGTTATGGTATTATCGTTTCTACTGTTGCCGCTGGCGATGGTCGTGCTGGCGGTAAGCGGGGTCCCCTACGTAAATGAATGGCTGGGCTGGTGCCTGCAGAAACTGGCCTGGCTTCTCAACGCTACCGTGACCCAGACGAGCCTGCTGCCGGGAGCGGCCTGGGAGGGCCTCTGGCTATCGCCGGGCGCGTTACTACTGCTGTACGCAATGATTCTGTGCAGTGTAGCTGCGTTAGTATACCGTAACCAGCAGTACATCTGGGCTACCTACGGAGCCGCCCTGCTCCTGGCGGGGCTACTGGTATGGGACGATTACGGGCAACGCCATCAGCAAAAGATAGCCGTTCATTTCCTGCCTCACCGAACCGCCGTCAGTCTGACCGGGGGGCGGGCCAGTATTCTGCTTACCGACCTCGATACGGCTGACCGGCGTTCCTACGATTTTTACCTGAAAAATACCTTTGGCCAGTGGGGCGTTACGGCATTGACCGTGGCACCGGTCAGGCAGTCGCCCGGCTTATCCGCCCGCAGCCCGGCGGGTGGGCAAACGCCGGACTATGGCCTGTGGGTCTGGCGGGGGAAAACCCTGCTGCTCGTCAATAACCTGTCGGGGCGGAACCGCTGGAAACTACCGGCCATTGTCGACTACCTGATTATCCGCCGGAATGCACTGCGGGATTGGGATCAGCTAACCGGGCGGGTGGTTGCGCGGCATATCATCTTCGACGATTCGAACAAAACCCCATTGACCGATAGACTGCTGCGGGAAGCTGATGCCCGGGGGATTGCCTGCTTTTCGGTGCGGCAGATGGGGGCTTATGTTGCGGATCTCGACTGA
- a CDS encoding TetR/AcrR family transcriptional regulator — protein sequence METLEKIRKTYTEYVLEHGHQPTSVFQFAKKLKLAEADFYTHYASFDAIEADIWLAFFSEAKATVEGDDTYQGYSVREKLLAFYYTWIELLKGQRSFVVYSYGRLKEGAMVSPTSRAGLQARRAGMEAQSRVLHPFKDAFFDYARDLLAEGRESKEVEPRPFVTDRYPNALWRQTLFLLDFWVKDVSKNFEKTDTAIEKAVNTSFDLIGRSPLDTLFDFAKFIYQNK from the coding sequence ATGGAAACGCTCGAAAAAATCCGTAAGACGTACACCGAATACGTTCTTGAACACGGACACCAACCCACCTCCGTCTTCCAGTTTGCAAAGAAACTGAAACTGGCCGAAGCCGACTTTTACACGCACTATGCATCGTTCGACGCGATTGAAGCCGATATCTGGCTGGCGTTTTTTTCGGAAGCGAAGGCGACCGTCGAAGGCGATGATACGTACCAGGGGTATTCTGTTCGGGAGAAACTGCTGGCTTTCTACTACACCTGGATCGAGTTGCTGAAAGGGCAGCGCAGCTTTGTGGTATACAGCTACGGACGGCTGAAAGAAGGGGCAATGGTTAGTCCAACGTCGCGAGCCGGTTTGCAGGCACGCCGGGCGGGTATGGAAGCCCAGAGCCGGGTGTTGCACCCGTTCAAAGACGCGTTCTTCGACTACGCCCGTGATCTGCTGGCTGAGGGTCGGGAGAGTAAGGAAGTGGAGCCCCGACCGTTTGTTACCGATCGGTATCCTAACGCGTTGTGGCGCCAGACCCTCTTCCTGCTCGATTTCTGGGTGAAAGACGTGAGTAAAAATTTCGAGAAAACCGACACCGCTATCGAGAAAGCCGTCAATACCTCGTTCGACCTGATTGGTCGTTCGCCCCTTGACACCCTGTTCGATTTTGCCAAATTCATTTACCAAAACAAATAG
- a CDS encoding ABC1 kinase family protein, translating into MKTQNSVPTTKVARASQFMKAGVKVGGNYIKHYSKKLLDPSRSKEELHQDNAADIYEALSELKGSALKMAQMLSMDRGLLPVAYSDKFTMAQYSAPPLSGPLVVKTFKTYFGKSPSQLFDKFEIEAVNAASIGQVHQAWKDGKKLAVKVQYPGVADAVTSDLRIAKPLAVTLLNLNERDIDRYMGEVEAKLLEETDYDLELKRSIEISEACAHIKDLVFPRYYPELSSKRILTMDWLDGMHLKEFLKTNPSQQVRNQIGQALWDFYDYQIHTLRQVHADPHPGNFLMRPDGTMGVIDFGCVKVIPDFYYDNYFRLVNPDTIEDDRLTEQIFENLEFLTPADSAKDRAFFSDLFKQMIRMLGEPFAVDEFDFGDDRYFSEVYAFAEGLTKVEELKNSKVARGSQDGLYVNRTYYGLYAMLNELKATVVTTKPEWLRSKKVLA; encoded by the coding sequence ATGAAAACCCAAAACTCCGTCCCGACGACCAAAGTTGCCCGTGCCAGCCAGTTCATGAAGGCCGGAGTAAAGGTTGGCGGCAATTACATTAAGCATTACAGTAAAAAACTGCTCGATCCCAGCCGTTCCAAGGAGGAACTGCACCAGGATAATGCAGCCGATATTTACGAGGCATTGAGCGAGTTGAAAGGATCTGCCCTAAAAATGGCGCAGATGCTGAGCATGGACCGGGGCCTGTTGCCTGTAGCCTATTCCGACAAATTCACGATGGCGCAGTACTCGGCTCCACCGCTGTCGGGGCCGCTGGTTGTGAAAACGTTCAAAACCTATTTTGGTAAATCGCCGTCGCAGCTGTTCGATAAGTTCGAAATCGAAGCCGTCAATGCGGCCAGTATCGGGCAGGTCCACCAGGCGTGGAAAGATGGCAAAAAGCTGGCGGTGAAAGTGCAGTATCCCGGCGTTGCTGACGCGGTAACCTCCGATCTGCGGATTGCCAAGCCGCTGGCCGTTACGCTGCTCAACCTCAACGAACGCGACATTGACCGGTATATGGGTGAAGTAGAAGCTAAGCTGCTTGAAGAAACGGATTACGATCTGGAGCTGAAACGGTCCATCGAAATATCGGAAGCCTGCGCCCACATCAAGGATCTGGTGTTCCCCAGGTATTACCCCGAACTGTCGTCCAAGCGTATCCTGACAATGGACTGGCTCGACGGAATGCACCTGAAAGAATTTTTGAAAACGAATCCTTCCCAACAAGTTCGCAACCAGATTGGCCAGGCACTCTGGGATTTCTACGATTATCAGATCCACACCCTCCGGCAGGTTCACGCCGACCCGCACCCCGGCAATTTCCTGATGCGGCCTGATGGCACCATGGGCGTTATCGACTTCGGCTGCGTGAAGGTGATCCCCGACTTTTATTACGATAATTATTTCCGGCTGGTCAACCCCGACACGATCGAAGACGATAGGCTGACGGAGCAGATATTTGAAAATCTAGAATTTTTGACCCCGGCCGATTCGGCCAAAGACCGGGCGTTCTTCTCCGATCTGTTCAAGCAGATGATCCGGATGCTGGGCGAGCCGTTTGCCGTGGACGAGTTTGATTTTGGTGACGACCGGTACTTCAGCGAAGTGTACGCGTTTGCCGAAGGACTGACAAAAGTAGAGGAGCTGAAGAACTCGAAAGTGGCCCGGGGCTCGCAGGATGGGCTGTACGTAAACCGCACGTATTACGGTCTTTACGCCATGCTGAACGAACTGAAGGCGACCGTTGTGACGACCAAACCTGAGTGGCTCCGGTCGAAGAAAGTACTGGCGTAA